A genome region from Gambusia affinis linkage group LG24, SWU_Gaff_1.0, whole genome shotgun sequence includes the following:
- the LOC122827190 gene encoding A disintegrin and metalloproteinase with thrombospondin motifs 5 isoform X2, translating to MPRLLGALTGGMLWFRLLLQLLCVVEFGAGVSTFQGFYLPPASGSLHTPARRTDGVVRTIDRIYNGGGKVGYLVYLDGRRFQLDMERDESVLSHHFSPQYALAMMGQSPAPQQRECAYRGTVDSNPESLAVLSLCGGGLEGFFAVNHSRYTITPIIRAKGHEHDTRALHDRDAESALHVFTRESFSFEALSEGRESCGTRDGKRGRRDAAERRRHRGRGKERRDGEEGHGERGRRWWSRLAKEPGARRKRSVSRARHVELLLVADDSMTKKYGRDLNHYLLTLASIASKLYGHASIENPIRLSVVKVITVSENEKGLEVTKNAAATLKSFCKWQNQQNPLDDDHQHHHDAAILFTRQDLCGHHSCDTLGMADVGTICSPERSCAVIEDDGLHAAFTVAHEIGHLLGLSHDDSKFCEERFGVNSHKQLMSSILTSIDASKPWSRCTSSTITDFFDDGNAECLLDSPRQPLLGPEELPGQSYDAVRQCRLAFGLEYTVCPGMDVCSRLWCAVIRQGQMVCLTKKLPAVEGTPCGKGRICLQGKCVDKTRKKHYSTSNHGSWSSWGPWGACSRTCGGGVQFAQRLCNNPAPRNNGRYCIGKRAIYRTCNVFPPCPPSSKSFRQEQCEVRNGPQTDPKGVKTFVEWVPKYAGILPKDVCKLTCRAKGTGYYVVFSQRVADGTECRPHSSSVCVKGKCIRTGCDGIIGSKLQFDKCGICGGDSMGCIRVVGNFTKKSKGYTDIVKIPAGSTHIKVRQHMAKDQTRFTAYLALRRPGSEYLLNGKFMISTSETIIPLNGSLLNYSGWTHHDEWLHSMGPGALKEALVVQILATDSKKPLDVRYSYYMPRWTAPQQHLNSKLTPLQSTTTTSTTTRSTTVPSG from the exons ATGCCGCGGCTCCTTGGCGCTCTGACCGGGGGCATGCTCTGGTTTCGGCTGCTGCTGCAACTGCTGTGCGTCGTGGAGTTTGGAGCTGGGGTGTCTACCTTCCAGGGGTTCTATCTTCCACCTGCGAGCGGCTCGCTGCACACACCTGCCCGGAGGACGGACGGGGTGGTGCGGACCATCGATCGGATTTACAACGGTGGAGGGAAGGTGGGCTACCTGGTGTACCTGGATGGGAGGCGCTTTCAGCTGGACATGGAGCGGGATGAGTCGGTGCTGTCGCATCACTTCAGCCCTCAGTATGCGCTCGCGATGATGGGACAGAGTCCCGCGCCTCAGCAGCGGGAGTGCGCGTACCGCGGGACGGTGGACTCCAACCCGGAGTCTCTCGCCGTCCTCAGCCTCTGCGGCGGAGGCCTGGAGGGTTTCTTCGCCGTCAACCACTCGCGCTACACCATCACTCCCATCATCCGGGCGAAGGGACACGAGCACGATACGCGCGCACTGCACGACCGGGATGCGGAGAGCGCGCTCCACGTGTTCACGCGCGAAAGCTTCAGCTTCGAGGCTCTGAGCGAGGGGCGCGAGAGCTGCGGCACGCGAGACGGGAAGAGAGGGCGCAGGGATGCGGCGGAAAGACGGCGGCACCGAGGTCGCGGGAAGGAGAGACGGGACGGAGAAGAGGGGCACGGCGAGCGAGGGAGGAGATGGTGGAGCCGCCTCGCCAAAGAGCCCGGCGCGCGGCGCAAGAGGTCGGTGTCCCGCGCCAGGCACGTGGAGCTGCTCCTGGTGGCGGACGACTCCATGACCAAGAAGTATGGCAGGGACTTGAACCACTACTTGCTCACACTGGCATCCATCGCGTCCAAGTTGTACGGACACGCCAGCATCGAGAACCCCATCCGGCTGTCCGTGGTAAAGGTCATCACGGTCTCGGAGAACGAGAAGGGGCTGGAGGTGACCAAGAACGCGGCGGCGACGCTCAAGAGCTTCTGCAAGtggcagaaccagcagaacccgCTAGATGACGACCACCAGCATCACCACGACGCAGCCATCCTCTTCACCAGGCAG GACCTGTGCGGCCACCACTCTTGCGACACCCTGGGCATGGCGGACGTCGGCACAATCTGCTCTCCAGAGAGAAGCTGCGCCGTCATCGAGGACGACGGCCTTCACGCCGCATTCACCGTCGCTCACGAGATAG GTCACCTGCTGGGATTGTCCCACGATGATTCGAAGTTCTGCGAGGAACGCTTTGGGGTCAACAGTCACAAGCAGCTCATGTCGTCCATTCTCACCTCCATCGACGCCTCCAAGCCCTGGAGCCGCTGCACCTCGTCCACCATCACCGACTTCTTCGACGACGGGAATG CCGAGTGTCTCCTGGACTCCCCTCGTCAGCCCCTCCTCGGCCCGGAGGAACTCCCAGGCCAGAGCTACGACGCCGTCCGACAGTGCCGCCTGGCCTTCGGCCTCGAGTACACGGTCTGCCCGGGCATGGACGTTTGCTCCCGCCTGTGGTGCGCCGTGATCCGCCAGGGACAGATGGTGTGTCTGACCAAGAAGCTTCCGGCTGTGGAGGGGACGCCGTGCGGGAAGGGGCGCATCTGCCTGCAGGGAAAGTGTGTGGACAAAACCCGAAAGAAGCACTATTCG ACGTCCAACCACGGCAGCTGGAGTTCTTGGGGCCCGTGGGGTGCATGCTCTAGGACCTGCGGGGGCGGAGTGCAGTTTGCCCAGCGCCTGTGCAACAACCCGGCGCCACGAAACAACGGCCGCTACTGCATAGGAAAGAGAGCCATCTATCGGACTTGTAACGTCTTCCCGCCGTGCCCGCCCTCAA gtaAGAGTTTCCGTCAAGAACAGTGTGAAGTCCGCAACGGCCCCCAGACGGACCCCAAAGGGGTGAAGACCTTTGTCGAGTGGGTGCCGAAGTATGCAGGGATTCTCCCTAAGGATGTGTGCAAGCTGACATGCAGAGCAAAAGGGACAGGCTACTATGTGGTGTTCTCTCAACGG GTAGCAGATGGGACTGAGTGTCGTCCTCACAGCAGTTCGGTGTGCGTGAAAGGGAAATGCATTCGCACGGGCTGCGACGGCATCATCGGCTCCAAGCTCCAGTTCGACAAATGCGGCATATGTGGAGGCGACAGCATGGGATGCATACGGGTCGTTGGGAACTTCACCAAGAAGAG CAAAGGCTACACTGATATCGTGAAGATCCCCGCAGGGTCCACGCACATCAAGGTCCGTCAGCACATGGCCAAGGACCAAACCCGTTTCACCGCCTACCTCGCCCTCCGCCGACCCGGCAGCGAGTACCTCCTAAATGGCAAGTTCATGATCTCCACCTCAGAGACCATCATCCCGCTCAACGGTTCTTTACTCAACTACAGCGGGTGGACTCATCATGACGAGTGGCTCCACAGCATGGGCCCCGGGGCTCTCAAAGAAGCTTTGGTGGTTCAGATTCTAGCCACAGATTCGAAAAAGCCCCTCGATGTCCGTTATAGTTACTACATGCCGAGGTGGACAGCCCCACAGCAGCATCTGAACTCCAAGTTGACCCCTTTGCAGAGCACCACCACAACGTCTACCACAACGCGGTCCACCACG GTCCCAAGTGGGTAA
- the adamts1 gene encoding A disintegrin and metalloproteinase with thrombospondin motifs 1 isoform X2 has translation MKGEEYFIQPLNSSEFLRGREEEGAHMVRRRSRATLAEEGSSKCGVSEDEERVPSNLEQEAGHGAPNADQTANRRTRRFVSTPRYLEIMLVADQSMAEFHGAGLKPYLLTIMAVASRLYHHPSIHNSISLAVVKLLVVYEEERGPQVSTNAAMTLRNFCQWQRQHNPPSDRHPEHYDTAILFTRMDLCGAHSCDTLGMADVGTVCDPERSCSIIEDDGLQAAFTVAHELGHVFNMPHDDAQLCSGVNGAHWSSHMMASTLSNLDQRQPWSPCSALMITSFLDNGHGQCLLDKPVKAQPLPQPLPGTVYSADQQCRLTFGEDSQHCPDLSTTCAALWCTVTTSNGWVVCQTKNFPWADGTSCGHESYCLAGRCLNKTQAAEHQTPVNGGWGVWGPWGDCSRTCGGGVQYSFRSCDNPLPKNGGKYCEGKRIQYRSCNTEVCPDTNGLSFREEQCLAHNDMSAQLSLGSGDGVEWVPKYAGVSPKDRCKLVCRAKGTGYFFVLKPKVADGTPCSPDSTSVCVQGQCVKAGCDRIIGSNRRFDKCGVCGGDGSSCKKVSGSLEHSRPGYQDVVTIPAGATHLDVKQRSPGNGRQDNSYLAVRRLDGTYLLNGDYKLMTMETDLTLQGALLRYSGSSANLERLRSFAPLPEPINIQVLSVGDAPRPRVKYSYFAPRPNNAASTSSNNGGHRPSINAIREFGGAEWTLREWGPCSQTCGGGLQQREVVCLDPQGRTSRECPEELRPLVSRSCASHLCPSWLSGQWSECSKTCGRGFRKRPLRCIGHDGHTLALDSCDPKDRPRPLLEMCNQRAC, from the exons ATGAAG GGGGAGGAGTACTTTATCCAGCCGCTGAACTCCAGCGAGTTCCTCCgggggagagaggaggagggtgCGCACATGGTCCGCAGGAGAAGCCGCGCAACTTTGGCTGAGGAAGGCAGCTCCAAGTGCGGGGTCAGCGAGGACGAGGAGAGGGTGCCAAGCAATCTGGAACAGGAGGCTGGTCACGGAGCCCCTAACGCGGACCAGACAG CCAACCGGAGGACGAGGCGCTTTGTTTCCACCCCGCGATACTTGGAGATCATGCTGGTGGCTGACCAGTCCATGGCCGAGTTCCATGGTGCGGGGCTCAAGCCGTACCTTCTTACCATCATGGCAGTGGCGTCCCGGCTGTACCACCATCCCAGCATCCACAACTCCATCAGCCTGGCTGTGGTGAAGCTGCTGGTGGTGTACGAAGAGGAGCGAGGCCCTCAGGTGTCAACCAATGCTGCTATGACCCTTCGCAACTTCTGTCAGTGGCAGAGGCAGCACAACCCTCCAAGTGACCGCCACCCAGAGCACTACGACACAGCCATACTCTTCACCAGAATG GATCTCTGTGGTGCCCATTCTTGTGATACTTTGGGGATGGCAGATGTTGGCACAGTGTGTGACCCTGAGAGAAGCTGCTCCATCATTGAGGATGATGGGCTGCAGGCAGCATTTACAGTGGCTCATGAACTGG GTCATGTCTTCAATATGCCTCATGATGATGCCCAGCTTTGCTCAGGGGTCAATGGTGCCCACTGGAGCTCCCACATGATGGCTTCCACCCTGTCCAATCTGGACCAGAGGCAGCCGTGGTCTCCCTGCTCTGCCCTTATGATCACCAGCTTTCTGGACAATGGCCACGGACAGTGCTTGCTGGATAAGCCAGTCAAGGCTCAGCCACTCCCTCAGCCTCTGCCAGGAACAGTGTACAGCGCTGATCAACAGTGTCGCCTCACTTTTGGGGAGGACTCCCAGCACTGCCCGGATTTAAGCACCACGTGTGCAGCTCTGTGGTGCACTGTGACCACATCCAATGGTTGGGTGGTGTGCCAGACCAAGAACTTCCCCTGGGCTGATGGGACATCTTGTGGGCATGAGAGTTACTGCCTGGCTGGACGATGTCTCAATAAGACTCAGGCTGCTGAACATCAG ACTCCGGTTAATGGTGGCTGGGGTGTCTGGGGTCCCTGGGGGGATTGTTCTCGAACCTGTGGAGGCGGGGTGCAGTATTCTTTCCGCTCTTGTGACAATCCCTTACCGAAGAATGGAGGGAAATATTGTGAAGGCAAGAGGATCCAGTATCGTTCTTGCAACACTGAAGTCTGCCCAGACACCAACG GCTTGTCGTTTCGTGAGGAACAGTGTCTGGCCCACAACGATATGTCGGCTCAATTGTCGCTGGGTTCAGGCGACGGTGTTGAGTGGGTGCCCAAGTATGCTGGAGTTTCACCAAAAGACCGCTGCAAACTGGTGTGTCGGGCAAAGGGGACTGGATACTTTTTCGTCCTCAAACCTAAG GTGGCTGATGGAACACCCTGCAGCCCAGATTCCACCTCAGTTTGCGTCCAAGGCCAGTGTGTCAAGGCTGGGTGTGATCGTATCATTGGCTCTAACCGGCGCTTTGATAAGTGTGGTGTTTGTGGTGGGGACGGATCTTCCTGCAAGAAAGTGTCAGGCTCTCTGGAGCATTCCAG GCCTGGCTATCAGGATGTTGTAACTATTCCCGCTGGTGCCACTCACCTGGATGTTAAACAGCGTTCTCCAGGCAATGGCCGTCAAGATAACAGCTATCTGGCAGTGCGCCGACTGGATGGGACATACCTGTTAAATGGCGATTATAAACTAATGACCATGGAGACTGATCTCACCCTCCAAGGGGCATTATTGAGATACAGTGGTTCTTCTGCCAACCTAGAGCGTCTCCGAAGCTTTGCCCCACTTCCAGAGCCCATCAACATCCAGGTGTTGTCTGTAGGTGACGCCCCAAGGCCACGAGTTAAGTACAGCTACTTTGCCCCTAGACCCAACAATGCTGCTTCCACCTCTAGCAACAACGGAGGCCACCGCCCATCAATTAATGCCATCCGGGAGTTTGGTGGAGCCGAGTGGACTCTGAGGGAATGGGGTCCATGTTCTCAGACATGTGGAGGAGGTCTGCAACAAAGAGAAGTTGTATGCTTGGACCCACAGGGACGAACATCAAGAGAATGCCCCGAGGAGCTTCGACCTTTGGTCTCACGGTCCTGCGCCTCCCACCTGTGTCCCTCCTGGCTTTCAGGCCAATGGTCAGAATGCTCCAAGACCTGCGGTCGGGGCTTCCGCAAACGTCCGCTGCGCTGCATTGGGCATGATGGACACACGTTAGCCCTTGACAGCTGTGACCCCAAAGACCGTCCGCGGCCCCTGCTGGAAATGTGCAATCAGAGGGCCTGCTAA
- the LOC122827190 gene encoding A disintegrin and metalloproteinase with thrombospondin motifs 5 isoform X1 produces the protein MPRLLGALTGGMLWFRLLLQLLCVVEFGAGVSTFQGFYLPPASGSLHTPARRTDGVVRTIDRIYNGGGKVGYLVYLDGRRFQLDMERDESVLSHHFSPQYALAMMGQSPAPQQRECAYRGTVDSNPESLAVLSLCGGGLEGFFAVNHSRYTITPIIRAKGHEHDTRALHDRDAESALHVFTRESFSFEALSEGRESCGTRDGKRGRRDAAERRRHRGRGKERRDGEEGHGERGRRWWSRLAKEPGARRKRSVSRARHVELLLVADDSMTKKYGRDLNHYLLTLASIASKLYGHASIENPIRLSVVKVITVSENEKGLEVTKNAAATLKSFCKWQNQQNPLDDDHQHHHDAAILFTRQDLCGHHSCDTLGMADVGTICSPERSCAVIEDDGLHAAFTVAHEIGHLLGLSHDDSKFCEERFGVNSHKQLMSSILTSIDASKPWSRCTSSTITDFFDDGNAECLLDSPRQPLLGPEELPGQSYDAVRQCRLAFGLEYTVCPGMDVCSRLWCAVIRQGQMVCLTKKLPAVEGTPCGKGRICLQGKCVDKTRKKHYSTSNHGSWSSWGPWGACSRTCGGGVQFAQRLCNNPAPRNNGRYCIGKRAIYRTCNVFPPCPPSSKSFRQEQCEVRNGPQTDPKGVKTFVEWVPKYAGILPKDVCKLTCRAKGTGYYVVFSQRVADGTECRPHSSSVCVKGKCIRTGCDGIIGSKLQFDKCGICGGDSMGCIRVVGNFTKKSKGYTDIVKIPAGSTHIKVRQHMAKDQTRFTAYLALRRPGSEYLLNGKFMISTSETIIPLNGSLLNYSGWTHHDEWLHSMGPGALKEALVVQILATDSKKPLDVRYSYYMPRWTAPQQHLNSKLTPLQSTTTTSTTTRSTTVSTTTVSSTPAALLLRPTTASVSSTPLPGPKWVTGPWMTCSRTCDTGWQSRTVQCKDQDGKLSKGCVLSTRPSAFKHCLVKKC, from the exons ATGCCGCGGCTCCTTGGCGCTCTGACCGGGGGCATGCTCTGGTTTCGGCTGCTGCTGCAACTGCTGTGCGTCGTGGAGTTTGGAGCTGGGGTGTCTACCTTCCAGGGGTTCTATCTTCCACCTGCGAGCGGCTCGCTGCACACACCTGCCCGGAGGACGGACGGGGTGGTGCGGACCATCGATCGGATTTACAACGGTGGAGGGAAGGTGGGCTACCTGGTGTACCTGGATGGGAGGCGCTTTCAGCTGGACATGGAGCGGGATGAGTCGGTGCTGTCGCATCACTTCAGCCCTCAGTATGCGCTCGCGATGATGGGACAGAGTCCCGCGCCTCAGCAGCGGGAGTGCGCGTACCGCGGGACGGTGGACTCCAACCCGGAGTCTCTCGCCGTCCTCAGCCTCTGCGGCGGAGGCCTGGAGGGTTTCTTCGCCGTCAACCACTCGCGCTACACCATCACTCCCATCATCCGGGCGAAGGGACACGAGCACGATACGCGCGCACTGCACGACCGGGATGCGGAGAGCGCGCTCCACGTGTTCACGCGCGAAAGCTTCAGCTTCGAGGCTCTGAGCGAGGGGCGCGAGAGCTGCGGCACGCGAGACGGGAAGAGAGGGCGCAGGGATGCGGCGGAAAGACGGCGGCACCGAGGTCGCGGGAAGGAGAGACGGGACGGAGAAGAGGGGCACGGCGAGCGAGGGAGGAGATGGTGGAGCCGCCTCGCCAAAGAGCCCGGCGCGCGGCGCAAGAGGTCGGTGTCCCGCGCCAGGCACGTGGAGCTGCTCCTGGTGGCGGACGACTCCATGACCAAGAAGTATGGCAGGGACTTGAACCACTACTTGCTCACACTGGCATCCATCGCGTCCAAGTTGTACGGACACGCCAGCATCGAGAACCCCATCCGGCTGTCCGTGGTAAAGGTCATCACGGTCTCGGAGAACGAGAAGGGGCTGGAGGTGACCAAGAACGCGGCGGCGACGCTCAAGAGCTTCTGCAAGtggcagaaccagcagaacccgCTAGATGACGACCACCAGCATCACCACGACGCAGCCATCCTCTTCACCAGGCAG GACCTGTGCGGCCACCACTCTTGCGACACCCTGGGCATGGCGGACGTCGGCACAATCTGCTCTCCAGAGAGAAGCTGCGCCGTCATCGAGGACGACGGCCTTCACGCCGCATTCACCGTCGCTCACGAGATAG GTCACCTGCTGGGATTGTCCCACGATGATTCGAAGTTCTGCGAGGAACGCTTTGGGGTCAACAGTCACAAGCAGCTCATGTCGTCCATTCTCACCTCCATCGACGCCTCCAAGCCCTGGAGCCGCTGCACCTCGTCCACCATCACCGACTTCTTCGACGACGGGAATG CCGAGTGTCTCCTGGACTCCCCTCGTCAGCCCCTCCTCGGCCCGGAGGAACTCCCAGGCCAGAGCTACGACGCCGTCCGACAGTGCCGCCTGGCCTTCGGCCTCGAGTACACGGTCTGCCCGGGCATGGACGTTTGCTCCCGCCTGTGGTGCGCCGTGATCCGCCAGGGACAGATGGTGTGTCTGACCAAGAAGCTTCCGGCTGTGGAGGGGACGCCGTGCGGGAAGGGGCGCATCTGCCTGCAGGGAAAGTGTGTGGACAAAACCCGAAAGAAGCACTATTCG ACGTCCAACCACGGCAGCTGGAGTTCTTGGGGCCCGTGGGGTGCATGCTCTAGGACCTGCGGGGGCGGAGTGCAGTTTGCCCAGCGCCTGTGCAACAACCCGGCGCCACGAAACAACGGCCGCTACTGCATAGGAAAGAGAGCCATCTATCGGACTTGTAACGTCTTCCCGCCGTGCCCGCCCTCAA gtaAGAGTTTCCGTCAAGAACAGTGTGAAGTCCGCAACGGCCCCCAGACGGACCCCAAAGGGGTGAAGACCTTTGTCGAGTGGGTGCCGAAGTATGCAGGGATTCTCCCTAAGGATGTGTGCAAGCTGACATGCAGAGCAAAAGGGACAGGCTACTATGTGGTGTTCTCTCAACGG GTAGCAGATGGGACTGAGTGTCGTCCTCACAGCAGTTCGGTGTGCGTGAAAGGGAAATGCATTCGCACGGGCTGCGACGGCATCATCGGCTCCAAGCTCCAGTTCGACAAATGCGGCATATGTGGAGGCGACAGCATGGGATGCATACGGGTCGTTGGGAACTTCACCAAGAAGAG CAAAGGCTACACTGATATCGTGAAGATCCCCGCAGGGTCCACGCACATCAAGGTCCGTCAGCACATGGCCAAGGACCAAACCCGTTTCACCGCCTACCTCGCCCTCCGCCGACCCGGCAGCGAGTACCTCCTAAATGGCAAGTTCATGATCTCCACCTCAGAGACCATCATCCCGCTCAACGGTTCTTTACTCAACTACAGCGGGTGGACTCATCATGACGAGTGGCTCCACAGCATGGGCCCCGGGGCTCTCAAAGAAGCTTTGGTGGTTCAGATTCTAGCCACAGATTCGAAAAAGCCCCTCGATGTCCGTTATAGTTACTACATGCCGAGGTGGACAGCCCCACAGCAGCATCTGAACTCCAAGTTGACCCCTTTGCAGAGCACCACCACAACGTCTACCACAACGCGGTCCACCACGGTTAGCACCACTACTGTCTCCTCTACGCCTGCTGCTTTACTGCTAAGGCCAACTACAGCTTCTGTTTCTTCAACCCCTCTTCCAGGTCCCAAGTGGGTAACGGGACCTTGGATGACTTGCTCCAGGACTTGTGATACCGGCTGGCAGAGCCGGACGGTGCAGTGCAAGGACCAGGATGGCAAGCTGTCCAAGGGCTGCGTTCTGAGCACCCGGCCCTCCGCCTTCAAACACTGTTTGGTGAAGAAATGCTGA
- the adamts1 gene encoding A disintegrin and metalloproteinase with thrombospondin motifs 1 isoform X1 yields the protein MMWFPRVSIGLIVILCVGAVRCAWEESTVVPVRLDQSESGSEPWRTLSAEEEEKEAQTRLYRLDAFGKQLVLQLEPDQTFLAPGFVFHVVGSPESAPVREAEGAAEPGCFFSGTVNGEKRSAAALNLCHGLTGGFYFQGEEYFIQPLNSSEFLRGREEEGAHMVRRRSRATLAEEGSSKCGVSEDEERVPSNLEQEAGHGAPNADQTANRRTRRFVSTPRYLEIMLVADQSMAEFHGAGLKPYLLTIMAVASRLYHHPSIHNSISLAVVKLLVVYEEERGPQVSTNAAMTLRNFCQWQRQHNPPSDRHPEHYDTAILFTRMDLCGAHSCDTLGMADVGTVCDPERSCSIIEDDGLQAAFTVAHELGHVFNMPHDDAQLCSGVNGAHWSSHMMASTLSNLDQRQPWSPCSALMITSFLDNGHGQCLLDKPVKAQPLPQPLPGTVYSADQQCRLTFGEDSQHCPDLSTTCAALWCTVTTSNGWVVCQTKNFPWADGTSCGHESYCLAGRCLNKTQAAEHQTPVNGGWGVWGPWGDCSRTCGGGVQYSFRSCDNPLPKNGGKYCEGKRIQYRSCNTEVCPDTNGLSFREEQCLAHNDMSAQLSLGSGDGVEWVPKYAGVSPKDRCKLVCRAKGTGYFFVLKPKVADGTPCSPDSTSVCVQGQCVKAGCDRIIGSNRRFDKCGVCGGDGSSCKKVSGSLEHSRPGYQDVVTIPAGATHLDVKQRSPGNGRQDNSYLAVRRLDGTYLLNGDYKLMTMETDLTLQGALLRYSGSSANLERLRSFAPLPEPINIQVLSVGDAPRPRVKYSYFAPRPNNAASTSSNNGGHRPSINAIREFGGAEWTLREWGPCSQTCGGGLQQREVVCLDPQGRTSRECPEELRPLVSRSCASHLCPSWLSGQWSECSKTCGRGFRKRPLRCIGHDGHTLALDSCDPKDRPRPLLEMCNQRAC from the exons ATGATGTGGTTTCCACGCGTTTCTATTGGTTTAATCGTCATTTTGTGCGTCGGCGCAGTCCGCTGCGCCTGGGAGGAGAGCACCGTGGTGCCGGTCAGATTGGACCAGTCGGAGAGCGGGAGCGAACCGTGGCGGACTCTGTccgcagaggaggaggagaaggaggcgcAGACCAGGCTGTACCGCTTGGACGCTTTTGGGAAGCAGCTGGTCTTGCAGCTGGAGCCCGATCAGACTTTCCTGGCGCCGGGGTTCGTCTTCCACGTCGTGGGCAGCCCCGAGTCCGCACCGGTCCGGGAAGCCGAGGGCGCCGCCGAGCCGGGCTGCTTCTTCTCAGGCACTGTGAACGGAGAGAAGCGCTCCGCCGCCGCGCTCAACCTGTGCCACGGACTCACTGGAGGATTCTACTTCCAGGGGGAGGAGTACTTTATCCAGCCGCTGAACTCCAGCGAGTTCCTCCgggggagagaggaggagggtgCGCACATGGTCCGCAGGAGAAGCCGCGCAACTTTGGCTGAGGAAGGCAGCTCCAAGTGCGGGGTCAGCGAGGACGAGGAGAGGGTGCCAAGCAATCTGGAACAGGAGGCTGGTCACGGAGCCCCTAACGCGGACCAGACAG CCAACCGGAGGACGAGGCGCTTTGTTTCCACCCCGCGATACTTGGAGATCATGCTGGTGGCTGACCAGTCCATGGCCGAGTTCCATGGTGCGGGGCTCAAGCCGTACCTTCTTACCATCATGGCAGTGGCGTCCCGGCTGTACCACCATCCCAGCATCCACAACTCCATCAGCCTGGCTGTGGTGAAGCTGCTGGTGGTGTACGAAGAGGAGCGAGGCCCTCAGGTGTCAACCAATGCTGCTATGACCCTTCGCAACTTCTGTCAGTGGCAGAGGCAGCACAACCCTCCAAGTGACCGCCACCCAGAGCACTACGACACAGCCATACTCTTCACCAGAATG GATCTCTGTGGTGCCCATTCTTGTGATACTTTGGGGATGGCAGATGTTGGCACAGTGTGTGACCCTGAGAGAAGCTGCTCCATCATTGAGGATGATGGGCTGCAGGCAGCATTTACAGTGGCTCATGAACTGG GTCATGTCTTCAATATGCCTCATGATGATGCCCAGCTTTGCTCAGGGGTCAATGGTGCCCACTGGAGCTCCCACATGATGGCTTCCACCCTGTCCAATCTGGACCAGAGGCAGCCGTGGTCTCCCTGCTCTGCCCTTATGATCACCAGCTTTCTGGACAATGGCCACGGACAGTGCTTGCTGGATAAGCCAGTCAAGGCTCAGCCACTCCCTCAGCCTCTGCCAGGAACAGTGTACAGCGCTGATCAACAGTGTCGCCTCACTTTTGGGGAGGACTCCCAGCACTGCCCGGATTTAAGCACCACGTGTGCAGCTCTGTGGTGCACTGTGACCACATCCAATGGTTGGGTGGTGTGCCAGACCAAGAACTTCCCCTGGGCTGATGGGACATCTTGTGGGCATGAGAGTTACTGCCTGGCTGGACGATGTCTCAATAAGACTCAGGCTGCTGAACATCAG ACTCCGGTTAATGGTGGCTGGGGTGTCTGGGGTCCCTGGGGGGATTGTTCTCGAACCTGTGGAGGCGGGGTGCAGTATTCTTTCCGCTCTTGTGACAATCCCTTACCGAAGAATGGAGGGAAATATTGTGAAGGCAAGAGGATCCAGTATCGTTCTTGCAACACTGAAGTCTGCCCAGACACCAACG GCTTGTCGTTTCGTGAGGAACAGTGTCTGGCCCACAACGATATGTCGGCTCAATTGTCGCTGGGTTCAGGCGACGGTGTTGAGTGGGTGCCCAAGTATGCTGGAGTTTCACCAAAAGACCGCTGCAAACTGGTGTGTCGGGCAAAGGGGACTGGATACTTTTTCGTCCTCAAACCTAAG GTGGCTGATGGAACACCCTGCAGCCCAGATTCCACCTCAGTTTGCGTCCAAGGCCAGTGTGTCAAGGCTGGGTGTGATCGTATCATTGGCTCTAACCGGCGCTTTGATAAGTGTGGTGTTTGTGGTGGGGACGGATCTTCCTGCAAGAAAGTGTCAGGCTCTCTGGAGCATTCCAG GCCTGGCTATCAGGATGTTGTAACTATTCCCGCTGGTGCCACTCACCTGGATGTTAAACAGCGTTCTCCAGGCAATGGCCGTCAAGATAACAGCTATCTGGCAGTGCGCCGACTGGATGGGACATACCTGTTAAATGGCGATTATAAACTAATGACCATGGAGACTGATCTCACCCTCCAAGGGGCATTATTGAGATACAGTGGTTCTTCTGCCAACCTAGAGCGTCTCCGAAGCTTTGCCCCACTTCCAGAGCCCATCAACATCCAGGTGTTGTCTGTAGGTGACGCCCCAAGGCCACGAGTTAAGTACAGCTACTTTGCCCCTAGACCCAACAATGCTGCTTCCACCTCTAGCAACAACGGAGGCCACCGCCCATCAATTAATGCCATCCGGGAGTTTGGTGGAGCCGAGTGGACTCTGAGGGAATGGGGTCCATGTTCTCAGACATGTGGAGGAGGTCTGCAACAAAGAGAAGTTGTATGCTTGGACCCACAGGGACGAACATCAAGAGAATGCCCCGAGGAGCTTCGACCTTTGGTCTCACGGTCCTGCGCCTCCCACCTGTGTCCCTCCTGGCTTTCAGGCCAATGGTCAGAATGCTCCAAGACCTGCGGTCGGGGCTTCCGCAAACGTCCGCTGCGCTGCATTGGGCATGATGGACACACGTTAGCCCTTGACAGCTGTGACCCCAAAGACCGTCCGCGGCCCCTGCTGGAAATGTGCAATCAGAGGGCCTGCTAA